In Streptomyces sp. NBC_01551, one DNA window encodes the following:
- a CDS encoding DUF475 domain-containing protein, with protein sequence MVLKTFGWSFAVTALGLVAAVFYGGWTAFGIVAILSVLEISLSFDNAVVNAGILKKMNAFWQKIFLTVGVLIAVFGMRLVFPVVIVAISAKIGPIEAVDLALTDKEMYEQLVTDAHPSIAAFGGMFLLMIFLDFIFEDRDIKWLAWLERPLAKLGKIDMLSACIALIVLVITSMTFAANAHQHGGVHVDKAQTVLVSGVLGLITYMIVGGLSGYFENKLEEEEEAEHEAEEEAKKAGKPVSAVTMAGKAAFFMFLYLEVLDASFSFDGVIGAFAITNDIVLMALGLGIGAMYVRSLTVYLVRQGTLDDYVYLEHGAHYAIGALALILLVTIQYEINEVITGLVGVILIAWSFWSSVRRNKRLELEGSAAEA encoded by the coding sequence GTGGTTCTGAAAACCTTCGGCTGGTCGTTCGCAGTCACTGCGCTCGGTCTGGTCGCAGCGGTGTTCTACGGGGGATGGACCGCTTTCGGGATCGTCGCGATCCTGTCCGTCCTCGAGATCTCGCTGTCCTTCGACAACGCGGTGGTCAACGCCGGGATCCTGAAGAAGATGAATGCCTTCTGGCAGAAGATCTTCCTCACGGTCGGTGTGCTCATCGCGGTCTTCGGTATGCGACTGGTCTTCCCCGTCGTCATCGTCGCGATCAGCGCCAAGATCGGGCCGATTGAAGCCGTCGATCTGGCCTTGACCGACAAGGAAATGTACGAGCAGCTGGTCACGGACGCTCACCCGTCCATCGCCGCCTTCGGCGGCATGTTCCTGCTGATGATCTTCCTCGACTTCATCTTCGAGGACCGCGACATCAAGTGGCTCGCCTGGCTGGAGCGTCCGCTGGCCAAGCTGGGCAAGATCGACATGCTCTCGGCGTGCATCGCGCTCATCGTGCTGGTCATCACCTCGATGACCTTCGCGGCCAACGCGCACCAGCACGGCGGCGTGCACGTGGACAAGGCGCAGACGGTCCTCGTCTCCGGTGTTCTCGGCCTGATCACCTACATGATCGTCGGTGGCCTCTCCGGCTACTTCGAGAACAAGCTGGAGGAAGAGGAGGAAGCCGAGCACGAGGCCGAGGAAGAGGCCAAGAAGGCCGGCAAGCCCGTCTCGGCCGTCACCATGGCCGGCAAGGCCGCGTTCTTCATGTTCCTCTACCTCGAAGTCCTCGACGCCTCGTTCTCCTTCGACGGGGTCATCGGCGCCTTCGCCATCACCAACGACATCGTGCTCATGGCCCTCGGCCTCGGCATCGGTGCCATGTACGTCCGGTCGCTCACGGTCTACCTGGTCCGCCAGGGCACCCTCGACGACTACGTCTACCTGGAACACGGCGCGCACTACGCCATCGGCGCGCTCGCCCTGATCCTGCTCGTCACCATCCAGTACGAGATCAACGAGGTCATCACCGGCCTCGTCGGCGTCATCCTGATCGCCTGGTCCTTCTGGTCCTCCGTGCGCCGCAACAAGCGCCTGGAGCTGGAGGGATCCGCCGCGGAGGCATGA
- a CDS encoding TerD family protein — MGVTLAKGGNVSLSKAAPNLTRVLVGLGWDARSTTGADFDLDASALLCNSGRVLGDEYFIFYNNLKSPEGSVEHTGDNLTGEGEGDDESIIIDLTKVPDRVDKIVFPVSIHEAEARRQSFGQVSNAFIRVVNEADGQELARYDLTEDASSETAMIFGEVYRYGGEWKFRAVGQGYASGLRGIALDFGVNVS; from the coding sequence ATGGGCGTCACACTCGCCAAGGGGGGCAATGTCTCCCTGTCCAAGGCCGCACCGAACCTGACCCGGGTTCTCGTCGGGCTCGGATGGGACGCGCGCTCGACCACGGGGGCCGACTTCGACCTCGACGCCAGCGCGTTGCTGTGCAACAGCGGCCGGGTGCTCGGGGACGAGTACTTCATCTTCTACAACAACCTGAAGAGCCCCGAGGGCTCCGTCGAACACACGGGGGACAACCTCACCGGCGAGGGTGAAGGCGATGATGAGTCGATCATCATCGACCTCACCAAGGTGCCGGACCGGGTCGACAAGATCGTCTTTCCGGTCTCGATCCACGAGGCGGAGGCCCGCCGGCAGAGCTTCGGCCAGGTCAGCAACGCCTTCATCCGCGTGGTGAACGAGGCGGACGGCCAGGAGCTGGCCCGCTACGACCTCACCGAGGACGCCTCCAGCGAGACCGCGATGATCTTCGGCGAGGTCTACCGGTACGGCGGCGAATGGAAGTTCCGGGCCGTGGGGCAGGGGTACGCGTCGGGGCTCCGAGGCATCGCTCTAGACTTCGGGGTCAACGTTTCGTAA
- a CDS encoding TerD family protein — protein sequence MGVSLSKGGNVSLTKAAPNLTAVIVGLGWDARTTTGVDFDLDASAILTNDQGKVASDANFVFFNNLKSPDGSVEHTGDNTTGEGEGDDEAIKVNLAGVPGDVAKIVFPVSIYEAESRQQSFGQVRNAYIRVVNQADNTELARYDLSEDASTETAMVFGELYRNGAEWKFRAIGQGYASGLRGIAQDFGVNV from the coding sequence GTGGGAGTCAGCCTCAGCAAGGGCGGCAACGTCTCGCTGACCAAGGCCGCGCCTAACCTGACGGCGGTCATCGTCGGTCTGGGCTGGGACGCTCGCACCACCACCGGTGTCGACTTCGACCTCGACGCCAGCGCGATCCTGACCAACGACCAGGGCAAGGTCGCCAGCGACGCGAACTTCGTGTTCTTCAACAACCTGAAGAGCCCGGACGGCTCGGTTGAGCACACCGGTGACAACACCACCGGTGAGGGCGAGGGCGACGACGAGGCGATCAAGGTCAACCTCGCCGGCGTCCCGGGCGATGTCGCCAAGATCGTCTTCCCGGTCTCGATCTACGAGGCCGAGAGCCGTCAGCAGAGCTTCGGCCAGGTCCGCAACGCGTACATCCGCGTCGTGAACCAGGCCGACAACACCGAGCTCGCCCGCTACGACCTCTCCGAGGACGCCTCGACCGAGACCGCCATGGTCTTCGGCGAGCTGTACCGCAACGGCGCGGAGTGGAAGTTCCGCGCCATCGGCCAGGGCTACGCCTCCGGCCTGCGCGGCATCGCGCAGGACTTCGGCGTCAACGTCTGA
- a CDS encoding peroxiredoxin gives MAIEVGDKAPDFELKDNHGATVRLSDFRGEKAVVLLFYPFAFTGVCTGELCELRDQLPRFQNDDVQLLAVSNDSVPTLRVFGEQEGLEYPLLSDFWPHGETSRAYGVFDEEKGCAVRGTFIIDKDGVVRWTVVNGLPDARDLNEYIKALDSL, from the coding sequence ATGGCGATCGAGGTCGGCGACAAGGCCCCGGACTTCGAGCTCAAGGACAACCACGGCGCCACCGTGCGGCTCTCCGACTTCCGGGGGGAGAAGGCCGTCGTGCTGCTCTTCTACCCGTTCGCCTTCACCGGCGTCTGCACAGGCGAGCTGTGCGAGCTGCGCGACCAGCTGCCCCGTTTCCAGAACGACGACGTCCAGCTCCTCGCGGTCTCCAACGACTCGGTGCCGACCCTGCGGGTCTTCGGCGAGCAGGAGGGCCTGGAGTACCCGCTGCTGTCGGACTTCTGGCCGCACGGGGAGACCTCCCGCGCGTACGGCGTCTTCGACGAGGAGAAGGGCTGCGCGGTCCGCGGCACCTTCATCATCGACAAGGACGGCGTCGTGCGCTGGACCGTCGTCAACGGGCTGCCCGACGCGCGTGACCTGAACGAGTACATCAAGGCGCTCGACAGCCTCTGA
- a CDS encoding DUF3052 domain-containing protein — protein MSATADHAESLAARLGFQSEQVVQEIGYDDDVDQEFRDAVEKLVSELADEDYDDVADAVLLWFRDEDGDLTDALVDATELVEDGALILLLTPKTGRDGYVEASDISEAAETAGLSLAKGLPVGKEWTSTKLVTPKAAKAKR, from the coding sequence GTGAGCGCGACCGCGGACCACGCGGAGAGCCTGGCCGCCCGGCTGGGTTTCCAGTCCGAACAGGTGGTCCAGGAGATCGGCTACGACGACGACGTCGATCAGGAATTCCGTGACGCCGTCGAGAAGCTCGTCAGCGAGCTCGCCGACGAGGACTACGACGACGTCGCCGACGCGGTGCTGTTGTGGTTCCGCGACGAGGACGGCGATCTGACGGACGCCCTGGTCGATGCGACCGAGCTGGTCGAGGACGGCGCACTGATCCTGCTGCTGACCCCCAAGACGGGCCGTGACGGCTACGTCGAGGCCAGCGACATCAGCGAGGCGGCCGAAACGGCCGGCCTCTCCCTTGCCAAGGGCCTGCCCGTCGGCAAGGAGTGGACCTCCACCAAGCTGGTGACGCCGAAGGCAGCCAAGGCCAAGCGCTGA
- the aceE gene encoding pyruvate dehydrogenase (acetyl-transferring), homodimeric type: MASASDRNPIIIGGLPSQVPDFDPEETQEWLDSLDAAVDERGRERARYLMLRLIERAREKRVAVPEMRSTDYVNTIATKDEPFFPGNEEIERKVLNATRWNAAVMVSRAQRPGIGVGGHIATFASSASLYDVGFNHFFRGKDEGDGGDQIFFQGHASPGIYARAYLLDRLSEQQLDAFRQEKSKAPYGLSSYPHPRLMPDFWEFPTVSMGLGPLGAIYQARMNRYMEARGIADTSKSHVWAYLGDGEMDEPESLGQLSIAAREGLDNLTFVVNCNLQRLDGPVRGNGKIIQELESIFRGAGWNVIKLIWDRSWDPLLAQDRDGILVNKMNSTPDGQFQTYATESGAYIREHFFGGDQRLRAMVENMSDRQIQHLGRGGHDHKKVYAAYAAAKAHKGQPTVILAQTVKGWTLGPNFEGRNATHQMKKLTVDDLKRFRDRLHIPITDAQLETGAPPYYHPGRNSPEIQYMHDQRSAHGGYVPTRVVRAKPLQLPDDSAYATAKKGSGHQSIATTMAFVRILKDLMRDKEIGKRFVLIAPDEYRTFGMDAFFPSAKIYNPLGQQYEAVDRELLLAYKESPTGQMLHDGISEAGCTASLIAAGSAYATHGEPLIPVYVFYSMFGFQRTGDQFWQMADQLARGFVLGATAGRTTLTGEGLQHADGHSQLLASTNPGCVAYDPAYGYEIAHIVKDGLRRMYGPTATNEPGEDVFYYLTVYNEPIQHPAEPAGVDVDGILKGIHRVSQGTTGAIGAQIMASGVAVPWALEAQRILAADWNVKADVWSATSWNELRREAVEVEEHNLLHPEEEQRVPYVTRKLSGAEGPFVAVSDWMRSVPDQISRWVPGRYTSLGADGFGFADTRGAARRFFHIDAQSVVLAVLTELARDGRIDRSALKQAIDRYQLLDVAAADPGAAGGDA; encoded by the coding sequence GTGGCTTCCGCATCCGATCGCAATCCGATCATCATTGGCGGCCTTCCGAGCCAGGTCCCGGACTTCGATCCGGAGGAGACGCAGGAGTGGCTCGACTCCCTGGACGCGGCGGTCGACGAGCGGGGCCGTGAGCGGGCCCGCTACCTGATGCTGCGCCTGATCGAGCGCGCCCGCGAGAAGCGCGTGGCCGTGCCCGAGATGCGCAGCACGGACTACGTCAACACGATCGCGACCAAGGACGAGCCGTTCTTCCCCGGCAACGAGGAGATCGAGCGCAAGGTCCTCAACGCGACCCGGTGGAACGCGGCCGTGATGGTCTCGCGTGCCCAGCGTCCCGGGATCGGCGTCGGCGGCCACATCGCCACCTTCGCCTCCTCGGCCTCCCTCTACGACGTGGGCTTCAACCACTTCTTCCGGGGCAAGGACGAGGGCGACGGCGGCGACCAGATCTTCTTCCAGGGCCACGCCTCCCCCGGCATCTACGCCCGCGCCTACCTCCTGGACCGGCTCTCCGAGCAGCAGCTCGACGCGTTCCGCCAGGAGAAGTCGAAGGCCCCGTACGGCCTCTCCAGCTACCCGCACCCGCGGCTGATGCCGGACTTCTGGGAGTTCCCGACCGTCTCGATGGGCCTCGGCCCGCTCGGTGCGATCTACCAGGCGCGGATGAACCGCTACATGGAGGCGCGCGGGATCGCGGACACCTCCAAGTCCCACGTTTGGGCGTACCTCGGCGACGGCGAGATGGACGAGCCGGAGTCGCTGGGCCAGCTGTCGATCGCCGCCCGCGAGGGCCTGGACAACCTGACCTTCGTGGTCAACTGCAACCTCCAGCGCCTCGACGGCCCGGTGCGCGGCAACGGCAAGATCATCCAGGAGCTGGAGTCGATCTTCCGGGGCGCCGGCTGGAACGTCATCAAGCTGATCTGGGACCGCTCCTGGGACCCGCTGCTGGCCCAGGACCGCGACGGCATCCTGGTCAACAAGATGAACTCCACCCCCGACGGGCAGTTCCAGACGTACGCCACCGAGTCGGGCGCGTACATCCGCGAGCACTTCTTCGGCGGCGACCAGCGGCTGCGCGCGATGGTCGAGAACATGTCCGACCGGCAGATCCAGCACCTGGGGCGCGGCGGCCACGACCACAAGAAGGTCTACGCGGCGTACGCGGCGGCCAAGGCCCACAAGGGCCAGCCGACGGTGATCCTGGCTCAGACGGTCAAGGGCTGGACGCTCGGCCCGAACTTCGAGGGCCGCAACGCGACGCACCAGATGAAGAAGCTGACGGTCGACGACCTCAAGCGCTTCCGCGACCGCCTGCACATCCCGATCACGGACGCGCAGCTGGAGACCGGCGCCCCGCCGTACTACCACCCGGGCCGCAACTCGCCCGAGATCCAGTACATGCACGACCAGCGCAGCGCGCACGGCGGCTACGTGCCGACCCGCGTGGTGCGCGCCAAGCCGCTCCAGCTGCCGGACGACAGCGCGTACGCGACGGCCAAGAAGGGCTCCGGCCACCAGTCGATCGCCACGACGATGGCCTTCGTCCGCATCCTGAAGGACCTGATGCGGGACAAGGAGATCGGCAAGCGCTTCGTGCTGATCGCGCCGGACGAGTACCGCACCTTCGGCATGGACGCGTTCTTCCCGAGCGCCAAGATCTACAACCCGCTGGGGCAGCAGTACGAGGCCGTCGACCGCGAGCTGCTGCTCGCGTACAAGGAGTCGCCGACCGGCCAGATGCTGCACGACGGCATCTCGGAGGCGGGCTGCACGGCCTCGCTGATCGCGGCGGGTTCGGCGTACGCGACGCACGGCGAGCCGCTGATCCCGGTGTACGTCTTCTACTCGATGTTCGGTTTCCAGCGCACCGGTGACCAGTTCTGGCAGATGGCCGACCAGCTGGCGCGCGGTTTCGTCCTGGGCGCGACCGCGGGCCGGACCACCCTGACGGGTGAGGGCCTCCAGCACGCCGACGGTCACTCCCAGCTGCTGGCGTCGACCAACCCGGGCTGTGTCGCGTACGACCCGGCGTACGGGTACGAGATCGCGCACATCGTCAAGGACGGCCTGCGGCGCATGTACGGGCCGACCGCGACGAACGAGCCCGGCGAGGACGTCTTCTACTACCTGACGGTCTACAACGAGCCGATCCAGCACCCGGCCGAGCCGGCGGGCGTCGACGTGGACGGCATCCTCAAGGGCATCCACCGGGTGTCGCAGGGCACCACCGGCGCGATCGGGGCGCAGATCATGGCCTCGGGCGTGGCGGTGCCGTGGGCGCTGGAGGCGCAGCGGATCCTGGCCGCGGACTGGAACGTCAAGGCGGACGTCTGGTCGGCGACCTCCTGGAACGAGCTGCGCCGCGAGGCCGTCGAGGTGGAGGAGCACAACCTGCTCCACCCGGAGGAGGAGCAGCGCGTCCCGTACGTGACGCGGAAGCTGTCGGGCGCGGAGGGACCCTTCGTCGCGGTCTCGGATTGGATGCGCTCGGTTCCGGACCAGATCTCGCGCTGGGTCCCGGGCCGGTACACCTCGCTGGGCGCGGACGGCTTCGGCTTCGCGGACACCCGCGGCGCGGCCCGCCGGTTCTTCCACATCGACGCGCAGTCGGTGGTCCTGGCGGTGCTGACGGAGCTGGCCCGGGACGGCCGGATCGACCGCTCGGCCCTGAAGCAGGCGATCGACCGCTACCAGCTGCTGGACGTGGCCGCGGCCGACCCGGGCGCGGCGGGCGGGGACGCGTAG
- a CDS encoding potassium channel family protein — protein sequence MKEPSRQARWERRTQAPLLVLAVAFALAYAVPIVAPDASPQVHRACTHAEWVVWGAFAVDYLVRLGLSADRKLFVRTHWLDLAAVVLPLVQPLRLLRLVATLMLVGRRARMAPQIRLTTYVAGAVVGLLMFGSLAVLSVERDAPDGNIKNLGDAVWWSFTTMTTVGYGDHSPTTGLGRVLAVGLMLSGIALLGVVTANIAAWFIARFERDDRVELAQTAAITALAEEVRALRAEVALLRGPAGAPAREDHTGGPEEQDRERAPDRERDRDPDRDQSAVVTASAPTP from the coding sequence ATGAAGGAACCCTCCCGCCAGGCGCGGTGGGAGCGCCGTACGCAGGCTCCCCTGCTGGTGCTCGCCGTGGCTTTCGCCCTCGCCTACGCCGTGCCGATCGTCGCTCCCGACGCGAGCCCGCAGGTCCACCGGGCGTGCACCCACGCGGAGTGGGTGGTGTGGGGTGCCTTCGCCGTCGACTACCTGGTCCGGCTGGGGCTCTCGGCGGACCGGAAGCTGTTCGTGCGTACGCACTGGCTGGACCTGGCGGCCGTGGTGCTGCCGCTGGTCCAGCCGCTGCGGCTGCTGCGGCTGGTGGCCACCTTGATGCTGGTGGGCCGGCGGGCCCGGATGGCCCCGCAGATCCGGCTGACGACCTACGTGGCCGGGGCGGTGGTGGGGCTGCTGATGTTCGGCTCCCTCGCCGTGCTGAGCGTGGAGCGGGACGCCCCGGACGGGAACATCAAGAACCTGGGCGACGCGGTGTGGTGGTCCTTCACCACGATGACGACCGTCGGGTACGGCGACCACTCCCCCACCACGGGGCTCGGCCGGGTCCTGGCGGTGGGCCTGATGCTGTCGGGGATCGCCCTGCTCGGTGTGGTGACCGCCAACATCGCGGCCTGGTTCATCGCCCGCTTCGAGCGCGACGACCGGGTGGAGCTGGCGCAGACCGCCGCGATCACCGCGCTCGCCGAAGAGGTACGGGCGCTGCGCGCCGAGGTGGCGCTGCTGCGCGGCCCGGCCGGCGCTCCGGCGCGGGAGGACCACACCGGAGGGCCGGAGGAGCAGGACCGGGAACGCGCCCCGGACCGGGAACGGGACCGTGACCCGGACCGGGATCAGTCCGCGGTGGTCACGGCTAGCGCTCCCACACCTTGA
- a CDS encoding peptidase inhibitor family I36 protein translates to MRTWSTTLAATVLAATALIPSTAGSAHAAAHAAAHAADPAAGRAAVRPGGHASGPPTLGACATGQLCLWGKAEFKGTKRTHELSTLDINSCTALPAGTTAQSLVNRTGRPVTTYQSAECAETGEFQTYPGDGVWLPQSPYQVRAFKVWER, encoded by the coding sequence ATGCGTACGTGGAGCACCACTCTCGCCGCCACCGTGCTGGCCGCTACCGCCCTGATCCCGAGCACGGCCGGATCCGCCCATGCCGCCGCCCATGCCGCCGCCCACGCGGCGGACCCGGCGGCAGGCCGCGCGGCGGTCCGGCCCGGCGGTCACGCCTCGGGGCCGCCGACGCTCGGGGCCTGCGCCACCGGGCAGCTGTGCCTGTGGGGCAAGGCGGAGTTCAAGGGCACCAAGCGGACCCACGAGCTCAGCACCCTCGACATCAACAGCTGCACCGCGCTGCCCGCCGGCACCACCGCCCAGTCGCTCGTCAACCGGACCGGCCGCCCCGTGACCACCTACCAGTCGGCGGAGTGCGCCGAGACCGGCGAGTTCCAGACCTACCCGGGCGACGGGGTCTGGCTGCCGCAGTCGCCCTACCAGGTGCGGGCGTTCAAGGTGTGGGAGCGCTAG
- a CDS encoding MFS transporter has translation MTSQITAGTPSLTKESGPAPAPASGLRGHPWLTLFAVAIGVMMVTLDGTIVAVANPAIQKDLGASLADVQWITNGYLLALAVSLITAGKLGDRFGHRQTFLIGIAGFAVSSAAIGLSGGVELVIGFRVAQGLFGALLMPAALGLLRATFPAEKLNMAIGIWGMVIGASTAAGPIVGGLLVEHVSWQSVFFINVPVGVIALVFGLVILVDHRAENAPRSFDVLGVLLLSGAMFSLIWALIKAAEWGWGDSRTVLFLALSVLCFALFALWETRVREPLIPLGMFRSLPLSAGTVLMVLMAFAFMGGLFFVTFYLQNVHGMSPVDSGLHLLPLTGMMIVGSPLAGAAITKVGPRVPLVAGMVATAVACFGMARLTPDTATLTMSLWFALLGLGLAPVMVGATEVIVGNAPLELSGVAGGLQQAAMQVGGSLGTAVLGAVMASTVGDSFGDNWAKAELPPLTPEQQALAEKGVQVGIAPVPPGAPEPVAQAITGVAHDTFVSGMSTAFTVAGVVAVLAAVVACFTKRGEHAGAGAGAAHI, from the coding sequence ATGACTAGTCAGATCACCGCCGGCACCCCGTCGCTGACCAAGGAATCCGGCCCGGCGCCCGCCCCGGCCTCCGGGCTGCGCGGCCACCCCTGGCTGACCCTCTTCGCCGTGGCGATCGGCGTCATGATGGTCACCCTCGACGGCACGATCGTCGCCGTCGCCAACCCGGCGATCCAGAAGGACCTCGGCGCCTCGCTCGCCGACGTCCAGTGGATCACCAACGGCTACCTCCTCGCCCTCGCGGTCTCCCTGATCACCGCCGGGAAGCTCGGCGACCGCTTCGGCCACCGCCAGACCTTCCTCATAGGCATCGCGGGCTTCGCCGTCTCCTCGGCCGCCATCGGCCTCTCCGGCGGCGTCGAGCTCGTCATCGGCTTCCGCGTGGCGCAGGGCCTCTTCGGCGCGCTGCTGATGCCCGCCGCGCTCGGCCTGCTGCGCGCCACCTTCCCCGCCGAGAAGCTCAACATGGCCATCGGGATCTGGGGCATGGTCATCGGCGCCTCGACCGCCGCCGGGCCGATTGTCGGCGGCCTGCTCGTCGAGCACGTCAGCTGGCAGTCCGTCTTCTTCATCAACGTGCCCGTCGGCGTCATCGCGCTCGTCTTCGGCCTGGTGATCCTGGTCGACCACCGCGCCGAGAACGCCCCGCGCTCCTTTGACGTGCTCGGTGTCCTGCTGCTGTCCGGGGCGATGTTCTCCCTGATCTGGGCGCTGATCAAGGCCGCCGAGTGGGGCTGGGGCGACTCCAGGACGGTGCTCTTCCTCGCCCTGTCCGTGCTGTGCTTCGCGCTCTTCGCCCTCTGGGAGACCCGCGTCCGCGAGCCGCTGATCCCGCTCGGCATGTTCCGCTCGCTGCCGCTGTCCGCGGGCACGGTGCTGATGGTGCTGATGGCCTTCGCGTTCATGGGCGGCCTCTTCTTCGTCACCTTCTACCTGCAGAACGTGCACGGGATGAGCCCCGTCGACAGCGGCCTGCACCTGCTGCCGCTCACCGGCATGATGATCGTCGGCTCGCCGCTGGCCGGCGCCGCGATCACCAAGGTCGGCCCGCGCGTCCCGCTCGTCGCGGGCATGGTCGCCACCGCCGTCGCCTGCTTCGGGATGGCCCGCCTCACCCCGGACACCGCCACCCTCACCATGTCCCTCTGGTTCGCGCTGCTCGGCCTCGGGCTCGCGCCCGTCATGGTCGGCGCCACCGAGGTCATCGTCGGCAACGCCCCGCTGGAGCTGTCCGGGGTGGCCGGCGGGCTCCAGCAGGCCGCCATGCAGGTCGGCGGCAGCCTGGGCACCGCGGTCCTCGGCGCGGTCATGGCCAGTACCGTCGGTGACTCGTTCGGGGACAACTGGGCCAAGGCCGAGCTGCCGCCGCTCACCCCGGAGCAGCAGGCCCTCGCCGAGAAGGGGGTCCAGGTCGGCATCGCCCCGGTCCCGCCGGGGGCCCCGGAGCCGGTGGCCCAGGCGATCACCGGGGTCGCGCACGACACGTTCGTGTCCGGCATGAGCACCGCCTTCACCGTCGCCGGCGTGGTCGCGGTCCTCGCCGCGGTCGTGGCCTGCTTCACCAAGCGCGGCGAGCACGCGGGCGCGGGGGCGGGCGCGGCCCACATCTGA
- a CDS encoding TetR/AcrR family transcriptional regulator: MTDQRPAPAAPAAGLRERKKRRTRDALLRAALVLFISQGYEQTTVDEITDAVDVSQRTFFRYFANKEEVAFAVQDLVESHYVAALRARPAAEGPLQAMRSAVLEAWDTVGEAISEVVPVDLYMRTYQLIESTPALLAVHLRRSTELEERIARLIAAREGLDLDADPRPRVAVAAFSGVMRVTGRLWGQGEDTSVAAIRRMTEAYLDQIGPALASDWR, from the coding sequence ATGACCGACCAGCGGCCCGCGCCGGCTGCACCGGCGGCCGGACTGCGCGAACGCAAGAAGCGGCGCACCCGCGACGCGCTGCTGCGCGCCGCCCTCGTCCTGTTCATCTCGCAGGGGTACGAGCAGACGACCGTGGACGAGATCACCGACGCCGTCGACGTCTCCCAGCGCACCTTCTTCCGCTACTTCGCGAACAAGGAGGAGGTCGCCTTCGCCGTCCAGGACCTGGTCGAGTCGCACTACGTGGCCGCGCTGCGGGCCCGGCCGGCCGCCGAGGGGCCGCTACAGGCCATGCGGAGCGCGGTGCTCGAAGCCTGGGACACCGTCGGCGAGGCGATCTCGGAGGTGGTCCCGGTCGACCTCTACATGCGGACGTACCAGCTCATCGAGTCGACCCCGGCCCTGCTCGCCGTGCACCTGCGCCGCTCCACCGAGCTGGAGGAGCGGATCGCCCGGCTGATCGCCGCCCGTGAGGGCCTGGACCTGGACGCCGATCCGCGGCCCCGGGTCGCGGTCGCCGCGTTCTCCGGGGTGATGAGGGTCACGGGGCGGCTGTGGGGGCAGGGCGAGGACACCAGTGTGGCCGCGATCCGGCGGATGACCGAGGCCTACCTCGACCAGATCGGCCCGGCCCTGGCCTCCGACTGGCGGTGA
- a CDS encoding alpha/beta hydrolase: protein MLAITGWTAVHRPEAGVAPRAVALAAWASARIDGRPLPAANAPVRTVKRFFAGLDGAQRARLADGYPLVVGNLDGVPATTRYRANLRSLEQAQRIEEARGRDVALTPADRTTATRRAHRFASLAQPGRQILAFDPTGGGLVAEVFGDLDRARRVSVVVPGVDTDLLTFERTQRRLTAPAGMAASLYEAERAAAPDTPTAVIAWAGYTAPNGVGVDAATGRLAVEGAVRLESLTASLPGDSGVALFCHSYGSVVCGVAAHDLPRRVTDLVVAGSPGMRVGKAAELGTSARVWAMRDAGDWIADVPHLELGGVGHGADPVSPEFGARLLSSAGAKSHTGYFQPGTASLDNFAKIGTGAFGSIACVTGGDACRSGISGADGD from the coding sequence ATGCTGGCGATCACCGGCTGGACCGCCGTGCACCGGCCCGAGGCCGGCGTCGCCCCGCGGGCCGTCGCCCTCGCCGCCTGGGCCTCCGCGCGGATCGACGGCCGGCCACTGCCCGCCGCCAACGCGCCCGTCCGTACGGTGAAGCGTTTCTTCGCCGGCCTCGACGGAGCCCAGCGGGCCCGCCTCGCCGACGGCTACCCGCTCGTCGTCGGCAACCTCGACGGGGTCCCCGCCACCACCCGCTACCGGGCCAACCTGCGCTCGCTGGAGCAGGCCCAGCGGATCGAGGAGGCCCGCGGCCGCGACGTCGCGCTGACCCCCGCCGACCGCACCACGGCCACCCGGCGCGCCCACCGCTTCGCCTCGCTCGCCCAGCCCGGCCGCCAGATCCTCGCCTTCGACCCCACCGGCGGCGGCCTCGTCGCCGAGGTCTTCGGCGACCTCGACCGGGCCCGCCGGGTCTCGGTCGTCGTCCCCGGCGTCGACACCGACCTGCTCACCTTCGAGCGCACGCAGCGCCGCCTCACCGCCCCCGCCGGCATGGCCGCCTCGCTCTACGAGGCCGAGCGCGCGGCGGCGCCCGACACCCCGACGGCCGTCATCGCCTGGGCCGGCTACACCGCGCCCAACGGGGTCGGCGTGGACGCGGCCACCGGCCGGCTGGCCGTCGAGGGCGCCGTACGCCTGGAGTCGCTGACCGCCTCCCTGCCCGGGGACTCGGGCGTGGCGCTGTTCTGCCACAGCTACGGGTCGGTGGTCTGCGGGGTCGCCGCGCACGACCTGCCGCGCCGGGTGACCGACCTGGTCGTGGCGGGCAGCCCCGGCATGCGCGTCGGGAAGGCCGCCGAACTCGGCACCTCGGCCCGCGTCTGGGCGATGCGGGACGCCGGCGACTGGATCGCGGACGTACCGCACCTGGAGCTCGGCGGAGTGGGCCACGGCGCGGACCCGGTGTCCCCGGAGTTCGGCGCGCGGCTGCTGTCCTCGGCCGGGGCCAAGAGCCACACCGGCTATTTCCAGCCAGGTACCGCCTCTCTGGACAACTTCGCCAAAATCGGAACCGGCGCGTTCGGTTCGATCGCCTGCGTGACCGGCGGCGATGCCTGCCGGAGTGGAATTTCCGGGGCAGACGGGGACTGA